A genomic window from Silene latifolia isolate original U9 population chromosome 11, ASM4854445v1, whole genome shotgun sequence includes:
- the LOC141610697 gene encoding beta-galactosidase 8, which yields MIMEKIILQKWLILVLMLCISDLITTSFGANNSVTYDHRALVINGKRRVLVSGSIHYPRSTPEMWGDLIQKSKDGGLDIIETYVFWDLHEPVRGQYDFSGRKDLVKFVKLVGEAGLYVHLRIGPYVCAEWNYGGFPLWLHFIPGIKFRTDNEPFKEEMQRFTAYIVDLMKKNNLYASQGGPIILSQIENEYGNIDSAYGSAAKSYIKWAANMAVSLDTGVPWVMCRQADAPDPIINTCNGFYCDQFTPNSNQKPKLWTENWSGWFTSFGNPIPYRPVEDLAFAVARFYQRGGTMQNYYMYHGGTNFGHAAGGPFITTTYDYDAPIDEYGIVRQPKWGHLRDVHKAIKLCEAAMVATDPTYTSLGSNLEASVYKTESGLCSAFLANTGTQSDATVNFNGNSYRLPAWSVSILPDCKNVVLNTAKINSMAMLPKFTPQPLKYNLDSSGVLGSSWSWFSEPIGISKKSAFVKPGLLEQINTTSDQSDYLWYSIVMKGDEQVLQNGSQTVLHVSSLGHGLHTFINGKLADTRYSPNGNHHISVDFPVTLNSGANTIDFLSLTVGLQNYGAFFDLTGAGVTGPVSLRSSNGGLTVDLSAQPWTYQIGLKGEDSELSSGSSSLWESPVFPKNQPLTWYKISFDAPDGNDPIALDFTGMGKGEAWVNGQSIGRYWPALSSPKNGCVDYCDYRGTYRSDKCLKKCGKPPQQLYHVPRTWMKQSDNVLVVFEEIGGDPTQISFARRQIGSMCSHVSESHPPPVDTWNPEKTGKKVGPVLSLECPSPDQVISSIKFASFGTPQGSCGSYAHGRCKSIKSLPVVQKACVGSRSCSVGVSIDTFGDPCIGVTKSLAVEATCA from the exons ATGATCATGGAAAAAATAATATTACAAAAATGGTTGATTTTGGTGTTAATGTTATGTATTAGTGATCTAATTACGACGTCGTTTGGTGCTAATAATTCTGTAACATATGATCATAGAGCTTTGGTCATTAATGGCAAACGTCGTGTTCTTGTTTCTGGTTCCATTCATTACCCTCGTAGCACTCCTGAG ATGTGGGGAGACCTTATTCAAAAATCAAAGGATGGTGGTTTGGATATAATTGAGACTTATGTTTTCTGGGATTTGCATGAACCGGTTCGAGGCCAg TATGATTTTTCTGGTAGAAAAGATTTGGTCAAGTTTGTGAAATTAGTTGGGGAAGCAGGGCTTTATGTTCATCTCCGGATCGGCCCGTATGTATGTGCTGAATGGAATTACGG TGGCTTTCCTCTTTGGTTGCATTTCATTCCCGGTATCAAATTCCGGACAGACAATGAACCATTTAAG GAAGAAATGCAGCGATTCACGGCCTACATAGTGGATTTGATGAAAAAGAACAACCTTTACGCTTCACAAGGCGGTCCAATTATTCTATCTCAG ATAGAAAATGAGTATGGGAACATAGATTCGGCATATGGGTCAGCTGCGAAGTCATATATCAAATGGGCAGCAAACATGGCAGTGTCTTTGGATACCGGGGTGCCGTGGGTCATGTGCCGGCAGGCTGATGCTCCTGATCCCATT ATTAACACTTGCAATGGATTTTACTGCGATCAGTTCACGCCCAATTCCAATCAAAAGCCGAAACTATGGACTGAGAACTGGAGTGGATG GTTTACTTCATTTGGCAATCCGATACCTTATCGACCAGTTGAAGACCTGGCTTTTGCAGTTGCACGTTTTTACCAACGCGGGGGAACCATGCAAAACTATTACATG TACCATGGAGGAACTAACTTTGGACACGCAGCTGGTGGACCATTCATTACTACGACTTACGACTATGATGCTCCAATCGATGAATATG GTATCGTTAGACAGCCGAAATGGGGCCATTTACGAGACGTTCATAAGGCCATAAAGCTCTGTGAAGCAGCAATGGTTGCAACGGATCCCACATACACATCTCTTGGATCAAATTTAGAG GCATCTGTGTACAAAACAGAATCAGGTTTATGTTCTGCTTTTCTGGCAAACACGGGAACTCAATCAGATGCTACTGTAAATTTCAACGGTAACTCATACAGATTGCCTGCATGGTCTGTTAGCATCTTGCCTGACTGCAAAAATGTCGTACTTAATACTGCAAAG ATAAATTCAATGGCAATGCTTCCAAAGTTTACCCCTCAACCACTTAAGTACAACCTCGATTCATCTGGAGTACTTGGGTCGAGTTGGAGTTGGTTTAGTGAGCCAATAGGGATATCAAAGAAGTCCGCCTTTGTGAAACCGGGATTATTGGAGCAAATTAATACCACATCTGATCAAAGTGACTACTTGTGGTACAG CATTGTAATGAAAGGCGATGAACAAGTTCTTCAGAATGGATCTCAAACTGTTCTACATGTATCATCCCTTGGCCATGGCCTTCATACTTTTATCAATGGGAAGCTTGCAG ATACCAGATACTCTCCCAATGGAAATCATCACATTTCAGTGGATTTTCCTGTAACTCTTAACTCCGGAGCCAACACAATAGATTTTTTGAGCTTGACTGTCGGACTTCAG AACTATGGAGCATTTTTCGATTTAACGGGTGCTGGCGTTACTGGTCCCGTGTCACTCCGAAGCTCAAATGGTGGTCTCACCGTTGATCTCTCCGCTCAACCCTGGACATACCAG ATCGGACTGAAAGGTGAAGACTCGGAACTTTCCAGTGGAAGTTCATCACTTTGGGAGTCACCTGTCTTTCCTAAGAACCAGCCTCTAACCTGGTACAAG ATATCATTTGACGCTCCTGACGGAAACGACCCAATCGCTTTGGACTTCACTGGGATGGGAAAGGGCGAAGCTTGGGTGAATGGACAAAGTATCGGACGCTATTGGCCAGCTTTAAGCTCTCCCAAGAATGGTTGTGTTGATTACTGCGATTACCGCGGAACTTATAGATCCGACAAATGTCTTAAGAAGTGCGGAAAACCGCCTCAACAATT ATACCATGTACCTCGTACATGGATGAAACAAAGCGATAACGTCCTCGTGGTGTTCGAGGAAATCGGTGGAGACCCGACACAGATTTCCTTTGCCAGAAGGCAAATCGGTAGCATGTGCTCACATGTATCAGAATCACACCCACCACCAGTAGATACATGGAATCCGGAAAAGACAGGAAAGAAAGTCGGACCTGTACTTTCCCTCGAGTGCCCGTCCCCAGATCAAGTCATTTCTTCAATCAAGTTTGCAAGCTTTGGCACTCCACAAGGCTCTTGTGGGAGCTATGCTCATGGCAGGTGTAAGAGCATCAAATCCCTTCCCGTCGTGCAAAAG GCATGTGTTGGATCTCGGAGTTGCAGCGTTGGAGTGTCGATCGACACATTTGGTGATCCGTGCATTGGAGTGACAAAGAGTTTAGCAGTTGAAGCAACCTGTGCATAA
- the LOC141610699 gene encoding syntaxin-72-like, producing MSLIDILFRVDQICKKYDKYDVDKLRELNAAGDDPFTRLYDTIDSEIENAIRKSEAAAMEMNRAKVVAMNAELRRSKARLMEDVAKLQRLAYKKAKGITKEDMVARSDLAIAIGEKIQLIPDGSNVGGSGDKATSNPNHIRFDLQEAHLTDEFFQDSEESSQFKQEYEMRKQKQDEGLDVISEGLETLKNLAHEMNEELDKQVPLIDEIDTKVDKARSDLRNTNVKLKHTLHQVRSSRNMCIDIVLLCVILGIASYLYNVLK from the exons ATGAGCTTGATTGATATCCTTTTTCGGGTAGATCAAATatgcaagaaatatgataaatacgaCGTTGACAAGCTTAGGGAACTCAATGCCGCCGGCGATGACCCGTTTACTCGTCTTTACGACACTATCGACTCCGAGATCGAGAACGCTATTCGT AAATCGGAGGCGGCCGCGATGGAAATGAACCGGGCCAAGGTGGTTGCGATGAACGCGGAGTTAAGGCGGTCCAAGGCTAGGTTGATGGAAGATGTCGCAAAGTTGCAAAGATTAGCTTATAAAAAG GCCAAAGGCATCACAAAGGAGGACATGGTGGCCCGTAGCGATTTGGCAATCGCAATCGGAGAGAAGATTCAACTTATTCCTGATGGAAGTAATGTTGGAGGAAGTGGTGATAAGGCTACTTCAAATCCTAATCATATAAGGTTCGATTTACAAG AAGCACACTTAACTGATGAGTTTTTTCAAGATTCCGAAGAGTCTAGTCAATTCAAGCAAGAATATGAAATGCGTAAACAGAAGCAG GATGAAGGTTTAGACGTTATATCAGAAGGATTAGAGACATTGAAGAATTTGGCTCATGAAATGAACGAG GAATTGGATAAGCAAGTTCCATTAATAGATGAGATTGATACAAAG GTTGATAAAGCTAGATCGGATTTAAGGAATACCAACGTTAAGCTCAAGCATACACTTCACCAA GTGAGATCAAGCCGGAATATGTGTATTGACATTGTTCTTTTATGTGTAATTTTGGGCATTGCATCCTATCTATACAA TGTTTTGAAGTGA